From the Geobacter sp. genome, the window TTCTTCATCTCCCAGATGGAGTTCGTCAATCCGACCGGGCTTCTGGCCGAGGTGATGCGGTCCGAATTCGTCCCGCTACGCGAAAAGACCCTGGCAGTGGTCCGGGAACTCCTGGGGCCGCAGGCGACGGAGCAGCAGGTTGCCTACTGCGAGACCTGCATCATCAGCATCTGTCTCCACCCGCTGCTGGTCCATCGAGTCCGCAAGAGAGCAAGGCAGGGCGATATGCCGGTGGTCATCGAAGACCTCGGCGACTTTGCCGACCATGTGACCACTTTCGCCCTGGCAGGGCTCGCCGCCGTGCGCGATCAGGCCCGGCAAGGAGAGGGACGCGCATGAACATTCCGCATCTTCGATACCTGCCGGTCGTGATGGCAACCCTCGGGCTTACCGCCTGCGTCACGGTCGGACCGGATTACAAGCCGGCAGCGACCGACCTGTCGGCCGGCTGGAGCCGGCTCGATCAGGCGGCACAGCCGGTGGCGATCGCCACGGAGACCGGCGATCTCAGCCAGTGGTGGCAACGCCTGAACGACCCGCTGCTGACCGGACTGGTGGAGGAGGCCCTGCAGACAAGCCTTGACCTGCGTAGCGCCCAGGCCAGGCTGCGCGAGGCCCGCGCTCGCCGCTCGGTTGCCACGGCCGACCGGTTCCCGAGCGTGACCGCATCCGGCAGCGCCAGCCGGAGCCGTTCAAGCGAGGATACCGGCAGCGGCAACACGAACAACCTGTTCAGTGTCGGTTTCGACGCCAGCTGGGAGCTGGACCTGTTCGGCGGCATCCGCCGCAGCGTCGAGGCTGCCACGGCCGACCTGGAGTCTTCGGCGGCAAGCCTGCAGGAGACCAGGGTTTCGCTGGCGGCCGAGGTGGCGCTGAACTACGTTGAGGTGCGTTCCCTGCAGACCCGGCTCGGCATTGCCAGTGCAAACCTCGCCAGTCAGACCGAAACGTTGCAGCTCACCGACTGGCGCGCCCAGGCCGGGCTCGTCAATAGCCAGGACGTAGAGCAGGCGCGAAGCCTTCGGGAACAGACCCGGGCCCAGATCCCCAGCCTGGAAATCAGCCTGGCAGAAGCGGAACACCGCCTGGATATCCTTCTGGGCAAGGTACCGGGGACGCTGCACCAGCGGCTCGCCGTAGCCGGCAGTCTGCCGGTTGTGCCCGACAGGGTCGCAGTGGGCATCCCGGCCGACACGCTTCGCCAGCGCCCCGACGTTCGGAAGGCGGAGCGGACCCTGGCGGCAGAAACCGCCCGTGTGGGTGTGGCCGAGGCAGCGCGCTATCCCACCTTTACGCTCTCGGGCTCCATCGGTCTCGAAGCGCTGACCGTGGGGGCGCTCGGCAACAGCGGCTCAGCCGCGTCGTCGCTCTTTGCCGGCATCACTGCCCCGGTCTTCAATGCCGGCAAGCTGCGCAACCAGGTGGAGATCCAGGATGCGGTGCGCGAGCAGGCCCAGGTGGCCTATGAACAGACCGTGCTCAGTGCGTTGCAGGACGTGGAAAACGGGCTGGTTGCCCTGGCCCGCACCCGCGAGCGGGGCGAGGCCCTGGCAAGCGCCGCCGAGTCAGCGCGGAATGCGTCGCAACTTGCGCGCCAGCGCTACGGCGCCGGCCTGATCGATTTCCAGTCGGTGCTCGACACCGAACGGAGCGTGCTCACCATCGAGGACAGCCTCGCCAGCACCCGCGCCGACGGCGTGCTGGCACTCATCCGTTTATACAAGGCGCTGGGCGGCGGCTGGTCGCCCCAGGCCGAAGCAGGCAAGGAGACCCCATGAACGAATCAACCACTCCTCAAAACGACCAGGGTGCTGCCCTGAAACAACTCATCGAGACCCGGCACGGCGGGCTGCTCTCACGCCGCTGGCTCTGGCTGGCCGCTGCGTTGCTGCTGATCGCCGCTGCAAGCATCTTCTTCTTTCGCTCCAACACGAAAGGGGCAACGCCGCGTTACACCACCGAACCGGCAGCGGTCGGCGGGCTGATCGTCAAGGTTTCGGCCACCGGCAACCTGCAGCCGACCAACAAGGTGGACGTGGGGAGCGAGCTCTCCGGCATCGTCGACAAGGTGTTCGTCGACGACAACGATCGGGTCAGGATGGGGCAGGTGCTGGCCCGCCTCGATCTCTCCAAGCTGCGGGACGCGGTGGCGAAGTCGCGCGCCAGCCTGGCTGCGGCCGAGGCTCAGGTTCTGCAGATGCAGGCCACGGTGACCGAGTCGCGCGCTGCACTGGCGCGGTACCGGCAGGTATCCCAGCTCTCCGGCGGCAAGGTGCCGTCCAGGAGCGAGATGGACACTGCCGAGGCCAACCTGAAGCGCGCCGAGGCCAACGAGGCCAATGCCCGCGCTAGCGTCACGCAGGCACGGGCCACGCTGCAATCGGACGAGACCAACCTCTCCAAGGCCAGCATCCGCTCCCCCATCAACGGCGTGGTGCTGAAGCGGAGCGTGGAGCCGGGGCAGACCGTGGCCGCTTCCTTCCAGGCACCGGTTCTGTTCACGCTGGCCGAAGATCTGGCAAAGATGGAGCTGCAGGTAGATGTGGACGAGGCCGATGTGGGGCAGGTAAAGGTCGGCCAAAAAGCTACGTTTACCGTCGATGCCTGGCCCGGCCGCCGGTATGATGCCGTCATCACCCGGGTCGGCTTTGGCTCCCAGGTAAAGGACGGTGTGATCTCCTACCTCACCGTGCTCCAGGTAGAGAACTCTGATCTCTCCCTGCGTCCCGGCATGACCGGCACCGCCGAGATCACCACCCTGACGCGCGACAATGCGCTGCTGGTGCCGAACGCTGCGCTCCGCTTCACCCCGGCGACGACTGCCGCAACGCAGAAAAAATCCGGGGGGAGTGTGGTGGGTGCGTTGATACCGCGGCCGCCGAGCCAGGCGCCAAAGGCCCTGGCAAAGGTCGAAGGGGGCATGCAGCGCGTCTGGGTGCTGCAAGACGGCCAGCCCGTAGCCGTCGAGGTCAAGACCGGCGCCAGCAACGGCCGAATGACCGAGATCGTCGGCGGATCGCTCAAGGCCGGCATGCAGGTGATCACCGAGGCGCTGGAGAGTTCGTCATGAGCGACATCCCCCTGATCAGGCTCTCCGGCATCACCAAGACCTATGGCCGCGGCCAGGCCGCCTTCCAGGCGTTGAAGGGGATCGACCTGGCCATCGAATCGGGCGATTTCGTCGCCATCATGGGGCACAGCGGTTCCGGCAAGTCGACCACGATGAATATCCTCGGCTGCCTCGACACGCCCACCAGCGGCAGCTACGAATTCCAGGGGGTGCGGGTGGAAGAGCTGCAGCGCAACCAGCGGGCGCTCCTGCGGCGCCATTATCTCGGCTTCGTGTTCCAGGGGTTCAACCTGCTGTCGCGCACCACCGCGCTGGAGAACGTCGAACTGCCGCTGATCTATCGCGGCGAGGCCGCAGCCTCCCGCCATGCCGCGGCGCGCGAGGCTTTAAGGCAGGTGGGCCTGCAGGAATGGGAGCACCATACCCCGGCCGAGCTGTCCGGCGGGCAGCAGCAGCGGGTCGCCATTGCCCGCGCCATCGTCACCCGGCCCGCGGTGCTCCTGGCCGACGAGCCGACCGGTAACCTGGACACCCGCACCAGCCAGGAAATCATGGAACTGATCGGTACGTTTAACCGTGAGCAGGGCATCACCGTGCTCATGGTCACCCACGAGCCCGACATCGCGGCATATGCCAAACGGGTCATCCGTTTTGTCGACGGCCGGGTGGAGAGCGACCGTCGGAACGGGGAGGCTGCCTGATGCTCTGGAATACGCTGCTGCTCTCGATGCGCGCCATCCGGCGCAACCTGCTCCGTTCGTTCCTCACCATTCTCGGTATCGTCATCGGCGTCGCCGCCGTCATCACCATGGTCACGCTTGGCAACGGCGCCACCAGGTCCGTGTCCGACCAGATTTCCAGCATGGGGAGCAATCTGCTGATGGTGATTCCGGGCCAGCGATTCGGCCCTGGCTCCGATGGGGCGCCCAAATTCAAAAGCGCCGATGTCGAGGCCATCCGCAACCAGATCACCGCTGCCGAAAAGGTTGCGCCGGTGGTCAGCAAAACCGTGACCACCGTCTACCAGGCCAATAACTGGTCCACGGTCATCAGCGGCAGCAATAGCGACTATTTCCAGGCCGGCAACTGGGAGCTGGCTGCAGGCAGGAGCTTCAACGAGGCTGAAGAACGTTCCGGCAAGGCGGTCTGCGTCATCGGCGAGACCGTGCGCACCAAGCTGTTCGGTCGGCAGAACCCGGTGGGGAGCGAAATCCGGATCAAGCAGTTCTCGTGCGAGGTGATCGGCCTGCTCAAGTCCAAGGGGCAGTCGGCCATGGGCTCGGACCAGGACGATACCGTGGTGATGCCGATTCGTACCGTGCAGCGCCGCCTCACCGGCACTCAGGATATCGGTCGGTTGACCGTCTCGGTGAAGGATGGCGCATCCATCGATGGGGTGAAGAAGCAGCTTACCCTGCTGATGCGCGAGCGGCGCAACATCGGCGAGAACGAGGAGGACGACTTCCGCGTCATGGATACCCGGCAGATCGCCGAAACCCTCACCAGCACCACCAAGATCCTTACCATGCTGCTCGGTGCGGTGGCTGCGGTGAGCCTGCTGGTGGGGGGCATCGGCATCATGAACATCATGCTGGTGTCGGTCACCGAGCGGACCCGCGAGATCGGCATCCGTCTCGCCATAGGCGCGCTGGAACGGGAGGTGCTGCTGCAGTTCCTCATCGAGGCAGTGGTCCTGTCGAGCCTCGGCGGTGTGGTCGGCATAGCTCTGGCAACCGGAGCCTCCATCGTCCTTGCCGGCCTCATGGGGGTGCCCTACCAGTTCTACGTCGGCATCAACCTTCTCTCCTTCATCTTTTCCGCCGCCATCGGCGTGATCTTCGGCTATTTCCCGGCGCGCCGGGCAGCCGGGCTCAATCCGATCGACGCGCTGCGGTACGAGTGAAAACGACCATGGCAATACGGTCTGGCAGGATTAACGCTGGGGTCTTGCCGGCGACGGCGAGGTTCTGAATGAACCGGGTATGCAACCACATCCCACGTCTGCTGAAACTCGCAGGCCCCATGATCCTTTCCTCCTCGGCGATCACGATCATGCAGATCATCGATGCCATTGTGCTGTCGCGGCATTCCAGCGAGGCGGTTGCGGCGATCGGGCCTGCCGGCCTGGCGGTGATCCTGTTCCAGGGGGTTCTGTTCGGGACTGCCGGCTATGCGGGCACGTTTGTGGCGCACAACCACGGCCGAGGAGACAAACGGGGCGTCCGGAGATCCGCCTGGCTCGGCATCCAAACCGCGCTGATTTCCGGGATCGTGGCCCTTGCGGTCGCGTGGCCGATTTCGCAACTGTTCCAGCTGGCAGGACACGAACCGCTAGTCGCCCATGACGAACGGCTCTATTT encodes:
- a CDS encoding DUF1956 domain-containing protein; this translates as MTRKRSVATKEKLLAAASDVFLEKGYRDATVAEICARAEANIASINYHFGSKETLYQEAWRHSFAQSIKAHPQDGGVSEAAPAEERLRGQMRALIERIADENTKDFFISQMEFVNPTGLLAEVMRSEFVPLREKTLAVVRELLGPQATEQQVAYCETCIISICLHPLLVHRVRKRARQGDMPVVIEDLGDFADHVTTFALAGLAAVRDQARQGEGRA
- a CDS encoding efflux transporter outer membrane subunit; its protein translation is MNIPHLRYLPVVMATLGLTACVTVGPDYKPAATDLSAGWSRLDQAAQPVAIATETGDLSQWWQRLNDPLLTGLVEEALQTSLDLRSAQARLREARARRSVATADRFPSVTASGSASRSRSSEDTGSGNTNNLFSVGFDASWELDLFGGIRRSVEAATADLESSAASLQETRVSLAAEVALNYVEVRSLQTRLGIASANLASQTETLQLTDWRAQAGLVNSQDVEQARSLREQTRAQIPSLEISLAEAEHRLDILLGKVPGTLHQRLAVAGSLPVVPDRVAVGIPADTLRQRPDVRKAERTLAAETARVGVAEAARYPTFTLSGSIGLEALTVGALGNSGSAASSLFAGITAPVFNAGKLRNQVEIQDAVREQAQVAYEQTVLSALQDVENGLVALARTRERGEALASAAESARNASQLARQRYGAGLIDFQSVLDTERSVLTIEDSLASTRADGVLALIRLYKALGGGWSPQAEAGKETP
- a CDS encoding efflux RND transporter periplasmic adaptor subunit; the protein is MNESTTPQNDQGAALKQLIETRHGGLLSRRWLWLAAALLLIAAASIFFFRSNTKGATPRYTTEPAAVGGLIVKVSATGNLQPTNKVDVGSELSGIVDKVFVDDNDRVRMGQVLARLDLSKLRDAVAKSRASLAAAEAQVLQMQATVTESRAALARYRQVSQLSGGKVPSRSEMDTAEANLKRAEANEANARASVTQARATLQSDETNLSKASIRSPINGVVLKRSVEPGQTVAASFQAPVLFTLAEDLAKMELQVDVDEADVGQVKVGQKATFTVDAWPGRRYDAVITRVGFGSQVKDGVISYLTVLQVENSDLSLRPGMTGTAEITTLTRDNALLVPNAALRFTPATTAATQKKSGGSVVGALIPRPPSQAPKALAKVEGGMQRVWVLQDGQPVAVEVKTGASNGRMTEIVGGSLKAGMQVITEALESSS
- a CDS encoding ATP-binding cassette domain-containing protein, with translation MSDIPLIRLSGITKTYGRGQAAFQALKGIDLAIESGDFVAIMGHSGSGKSTTMNILGCLDTPTSGSYEFQGVRVEELQRNQRALLRRHYLGFVFQGFNLLSRTTALENVELPLIYRGEAAASRHAAAREALRQVGLQEWEHHTPAELSGGQQQRVAIARAIVTRPAVLLADEPTGNLDTRTSQEIMELIGTFNREQGITVLMVTHEPDIAAYAKRVIRFVDGRVESDRRNGEAA
- a CDS encoding FtsX-like permease family protein — encoded protein: MLWNTLLLSMRAIRRNLLRSFLTILGIVIGVAAVITMVTLGNGATRSVSDQISSMGSNLLMVIPGQRFGPGSDGAPKFKSADVEAIRNQITAAEKVAPVVSKTVTTVYQANNWSTVISGSNSDYFQAGNWELAAGRSFNEAEERSGKAVCVIGETVRTKLFGRQNPVGSEIRIKQFSCEVIGLLKSKGQSAMGSDQDDTVVMPIRTVQRRLTGTQDIGRLTVSVKDGASIDGVKKQLTLLMRERRNIGENEEDDFRVMDTRQIAETLTSTTKILTMLLGAVAAVSLLVGGIGIMNIMLVSVTERTREIGIRLAIGALEREVLLQFLIEAVVLSSLGGVVGIALATGASIVLAGLMGVPYQFYVGINLLSFIFSAAIGVIFGYFPARRAAGLNPIDALRYE